GCATCGAGTTTCTCTGCGGCGAGGACGGACCGGTCACCGACCTCGAGGGCGAGCCCGTCGAGGGCTGTGGCCGCCCCTTCTACCTCAACTTCGTCCGCTACGAGCAGGGCGTCGAACTCGAGCCGGATCCGCCGACCTACGGCGGGCCGCGGTTCGATTTTAACGCGTAAGGAAGACGCCACCGTGTCCGACCGACAAGTCGCAACTGCGGTCAACACAGGCAATGCACCCGCGAACGACCGCGGAGCGAGCGGCGTTTTTGGTCCCGATTTTTGCAAGCGGTTTGAGCGAGCGACGCGAGCGAAGGCCCGCAGCAAAAAGGTGGGAACACAACCCTTTTCGACGCCGGGAAGTACACTCTTCTATGGACGAAGCCGCCGTTCGCGACCGCCTCCGGACGGTCGAGGATCCGGAACTCGGCGACGACATCGTTTCGCTCGGACTCGTGAACGACATCACCGTCGACGGCGACGAGGTGAGCGTCGACCTCGCACTCGGCGCGCCCTACTCGCCAACCGAATCGGACATCGCGGCCGAAGCCCGCGAGGTGCTCATCGAGGCGGGCCTCGAGCCCGACCTCTCGGCCAGCGTGCCCGACCGGGACGACCTCTCGAGCGACGAGCAGGTGCTCCCGGGCGTCAAGAACGTGATCGCCGTCGCCTCGGGGAAGGGCGGCGTCGGGAAGTCGACCGTCGCGGTCAACCTCGCGGCCGGCCTCTCGCAACTCGGCGCGCGCGTCGGGCTGTTCGACGCCGACGTCTACGGGCCGAACGTGCCCCGGATGGTCGACGCCGACGAGCCGCCGATGGCCACCGAGGACGAGACGCTGATGCCCCCCGAGAAGTACGGGATCAAGCTGATGAGCATGGCATTCCTCACCGGCGAGGACGACCCCGTCATCTGGCGCGGTCCGATGGTCCACAAGGTCATTACGCAGCTCACGGAGGACGTCGAGTGGGGCCACCTCGACTACCTCGTCGTCGACCTCCCGCCGGGGACCGGCGACACCCAGTTGACGATGCTCCAGACGATGCCCGTCACCGGCGCGGTCATCGTGACGACGCCCCAGGACGTCGCGCTCGACGACGCGCGCAAGGGCCTCGAGATGTTCGCCCAGCACGACACGGTCGTGCTCGGCATCGCCGAGAACATGTCCTCGTTCGCCTGTCCCGACTGCGGCGGCCAACACGACATCTTCGGCTCCGGCGGCGGGAAGGAGTTCGCCGACGAACACGACATGCCGTTCCTCGGCTCGATCCCGCTCGACCCGAGCGTTCGCGAGGGCGGCGACAGCGGCAAACCGACCGTCCTCGACGACGACAGCGAGGTCGGCGAGTCGTTCCGGACGATCACCGAGAACGTGGCGAACAACACGGGGATCGTCCACCGGCGCAGCGTCTCCCAATCGCAGCGGGCGGCGTCTCGGAGCGATGACTGAGGGCGACGTGACCGCAGACGGAGACGAGGGAAGCGACGCGAGCGCGGACGCAGACGAGTTCGACCCCGACCCCGAACGCGTCGACCTCCTGCGGCAGGTCGCCGACGACGTCCGCGGCGAGACCAGCGAGAGCAAACAGCTCGCGAACATCCTCTACCGGACCAGCGACCTCTACGACGAAGACGAGGAGACGACGCCCGAGGAGATCGTTCGCAACGTCAAGTTCATTCTCGAGGTCAACGAGCGCGGCGGGCTCGGCCGCTGACCGGTCCGCTTCTCTCCGTCGGTCGTCGTTCGTCGATCCGATCACCGTCGATCGCACCTGATCGTTGTCGAACCGGCTGATCGCCGTTCATCGCGTTTTCCGGTACTCGGTACTCTCGATAGCGACGGCGTCTCGTCTCGGATCTCCGCGGCCCGTTCGCCGTCGATGCATCTCTCCACTGGATACCATCTAATACCTCTCAGGACCATGCAAGGGTCCCGCTTATCCGTGTGTGAGTGTTCCGTTCGGATAGGAAGCGGCGACGAGGGGTCCGGCCCGCCTCGTCACCGAACTCAGTGATACCCATGACTAACGCAACCACGCCCATCGAAGCCACGTTCGAACTGCAGCGCCAGTCGATCAAACAGAGCCAGCAGCTGTTCGAGCGCGGACTCGAGATGCAGGAGAACGCGACCGAGACGGTCCTCCGGAACGGAATCGCGGCGCAGCGAAGCGCCCAGCGCCAGGGGACCGAACTCGCCCGCCAACTCTTCGACGCCCAGCTCGAGGCGTTCGAGACGGCGATGGACGAGGACGGATACGACGTCCGTTCGACGATCGATCAGCAGTTCGAGGACAACGCGGCCCAGACGCAGGAACTGCTGAACGAGGGATTCGAACAGAGCGCCGACCTGTTTCGACACCTGCTGAACGCGCAGCTCGACGCGATCGAGTCGACGCTCGAGGGAGACGGACAGGACGTGCGAGCGGCCGTCGACGAGCAGTTCGACGAGTTCGAACGCACGCAGGACGAAGCCTGGAACGAGTTCGAGTCGGAGTTCCTCGAGGCGTTCGACGACCTGACCGAGCAACAGCAAACGGTCGTCGCCGAGTCGATCGAGTCGGTTCTCGAAACCCACCGGGAGACCGAGCAGCAGGTAGTCGAGGGCGCTCAGCTCGCGGAGGAGGCCACCGAGAACGTCCAGCAGCAGACCGAGCAGGCTACCGAAACCATCCAGCAGCAGTCCGAACAGGTCGCCGCGACCGTGCAGACGGCCCAGCAGGGGACCGAAGACGCCGTCGAAACAACCCAGGAGGGTGCTCAGGACCTCGTCGGTGAAGCGGCCGAAGCGGCCGAGGACACGGCGTCGGACACGACCGACGCGATCGAAACCGCGGCCGAAGGCGGGACCGAAGTCGTCGAAGAGAGCCTGCAGTCGATCGAAGGCGTCGGCCAGGTGTACGCCGACCGCCTCGCCGAGGCGGGTATCGAAACGATCACCGACCTCGCGGAGGCGGACGCACACACCGTCGCTAGCACCGCGGAAATCTCGGAAGAGAACGCCGAGGAGTGGATCGACGCGGCGCAGACGCAGGGGTAATCGCGGTCCGGCGTTCGGTTTTCGATCTCCCGCGGCGCCGATCCCGTTTTTTTGCGGCTCGTTCGAACGCTGCCGGCCAGCCGCGTCGCTTTTGGTCGTTCCGCCCGAGACGCGAGTGTGGACGCGAATCAGCAACGCCGGGCGAACCCGTTCAACATGGACGAGCAGTGTCGGAACTGTCCCGCGCTCTGCGAGACGCGCACGCAGGTCGTCCACGGCTACGGCGACGTCGGCGCGGACTTTCTGTTCGTCGGCGAGCAGCCGACGCCGACGGCCGACGAGATCGGGATTCCGCTCGTCGCCCGTCGCAGCGACGCGGACGGCGCCGACGACCCCGACGCCGACGGCACCGACCTCCGGCGCATCCTCGAGCGCCTCGCTCTCTGCGACGCGACCTCGCCGAGCGACGAGCCGGGACTCGAGAACGTCTACTGTACGAACCTCACCCGCTGTCGCGAGCCCGAGCGGCCGCCGACCGACGAGGAGATCGGCAACTGCGAGCCCTACCTCAACGCCGAGATCCGGATGATCAACCCCGAAATTCTGATTCCGGTCGGCGAGCGCGCGCTCGCGGAACTGGGCAAGGAGTACACGACGACGCCGGTCGAGGACCTCGAACTGCCGGACGCCCACGCGACGACGATCCGCGGCCGCGGGTTCGAACTCGTTCCCATGATCGCCCCGTCGGAGCAGACCGACGCACAGACCCAGGCGTGGGTCGAACACTTCGCGGAGCTAATGGCGTCGGACTACCGCCAGACGAAGGGGCGGCAGGGTCGGTAACGACGAGATGTCGATAGCGACGGGCTCGCCTGCTACCAGTACGGCGTCTCCAGCCGGCGGCTGGCCCGCGTCCCGAGCCCGACCAGCGTGCCGACTACAACGAGCGCGACGATAGCCGTCCCGATCGACGGTGCGAGTAGGTCGGTCGATCCAGTCAGGTAGCCGTTCGCAGCGCCGTACAGTCCGATCGAGAGCAGTGCCGCGATACCGATACAACCGAGTAGCCCCGCGAGCGGTTGTGCGTCCATAGGTTCGTAACCGTCGTCCGGGCTCGTAATCGTACGGGTGGATAGAAGTAAGCGGATTGCTTCGCCTCAAGCAGGTCGGTTCCTCCCGGTTCAGTTCTCCGTACCGGTCGCGAAAACGCCGCGTTCAAGGACGACGCCGTCGAAGTATCCGTATGATCGTCGTCGTTCCCGTCGACCCGCCGCGGGGGGGACTCGTCCTTCCATCGCTCGTCGAGACCACGCCGCTGACCGCTGCGGAGGCAGTCTCACTGTACGAGGCTGCGGTTGCGGACGTGCTCTACACCGTCGCCTCGAGCGGCGGCGACCTGCTGGTCAACTACCGCGACGAGGAGACGCTCCCCGACGAGTTCACCGGCCCGGAGTTCGACGATCCGGAGACCGAAATCCGCGAGTTGACGGCTGCCGCCCTCGAGGACACCGGGGACGTCCGCTTCGAACGGCAGGTCGGCTCGAGTCACTCCGCGCGGATCGGCAACACCGTTACGCACCTCCTCGAGCGCGAGGACGCGGGCAGCGTCGGGGTGCTCGAGCCGACGGCGCCGCTGGTGAGCCGCTCGGAGATCGACTCGGCGGCGATGTCGCTGCGGCGCTACGACGCGATTCTCGGGCCGTCGACGGGCGGCCGAGCGTACTTCGCCGGGTTCACCGCGCCGATCGATTTTGCCGATGCGTACGCGACGCCCGCGCTGGCTACGCTCGCGGACCGCAGCGAGAGCGCCGGGTTGAAGCTCGGCTTTGCGCCGATGGTGCCGGACGTGCGGTCCGAGTCGGGGCTGTGCGCGACGATCGCGGGCCTCGAGGCGCGGCAGGCGGCGGAACGGCCAAGTGCGGCGGCGACGGCCGCCGTGGTGGACGAACTCGGACTGGTGGTCGGTGACGGCGACTCGCTCGAGCGGCGATAGACCGATAACCCTTTTTGAACGGATGCGGTACGAGGTGGTGAGGTGGGGTAGCGAAGCGGCCCAACGCGCCTGCCTTGAGAGCAGGTGGCTGTATAGCCTCATGGGTTCAAATCCCATCCCCACCGTATTCTGCCGCGAACAAACCCGTGAGCGGTAAATACGATATGGTGGGATTTGAACACGGTCGGAGCGAAGCCCCTCTCTGATTCAAATCCCATCCCTTCCGCTTCTGCGACGTGTTTGTGACGCTGAACAGCCGCGAGGACCACTCGAG
This portion of the Halopiger aswanensis genome encodes:
- a CDS encoding Mrp/NBP35 family ATP-binding protein: MDEAAVRDRLRTVEDPELGDDIVSLGLVNDITVDGDEVSVDLALGAPYSPTESDIAAEAREVLIEAGLEPDLSASVPDRDDLSSDEQVLPGVKNVIAVASGKGGVGKSTVAVNLAAGLSQLGARVGLFDADVYGPNVPRMVDADEPPMATEDETLMPPEKYGIKLMSMAFLTGEDDPVIWRGPMVHKVITQLTEDVEWGHLDYLVVDLPPGTGDTQLTMLQTMPVTGAVIVTTPQDVALDDARKGLEMFAQHDTVVLGIAENMSSFACPDCGGQHDIFGSGGGKEFADEHDMPFLGSIPLDPSVREGGDSGKPTVLDDDSEVGESFRTITENVANNTGIVHRRSVSQSQRAASRSDD
- a CDS encoding helix-hairpin-helix domain-containing protein is translated as MTNATTPIEATFELQRQSIKQSQQLFERGLEMQENATETVLRNGIAAQRSAQRQGTELARQLFDAQLEAFETAMDEDGYDVRSTIDQQFEDNAAQTQELLNEGFEQSADLFRHLLNAQLDAIESTLEGDGQDVRAAVDEQFDEFERTQDEAWNEFESEFLEAFDDLTEQQQTVVAESIESVLETHRETEQQVVEGAQLAEEATENVQQQTEQATETIQQQSEQVAATVQTAQQGTEDAVETTQEGAQDLVGEAAEAAEDTASDTTDAIETAAEGGTEVVEESLQSIEGVGQVYADRLAEAGIETITDLAEADAHTVASTAEISEENAEEWIDAAQTQG
- a CDS encoding uracil-DNA glycosylase, producing the protein MDEQCRNCPALCETRTQVVHGYGDVGADFLFVGEQPTPTADEIGIPLVARRSDADGADDPDADGTDLRRILERLALCDATSPSDEPGLENVYCTNLTRCREPERPPTDEEIGNCEPYLNAEIRMINPEILIPVGERALAELGKEYTTTPVEDLELPDAHATTIRGRGFELVPMIAPSEQTDAQTQAWVEHFAELMASDYRQTKGRQGR